The nucleotide window GAAATTGCAGAAGGACTGTGTTCCTTTCTGTCCTTGCCAATAGACGAAGCCAACGAGCTTGGTTTTAAGAATAGAGAGCATATTCTGCGGAAGTTCAACAATAAAACCGCTGTTTGCTCATTCATCTCAGTCTTAAATAAACTACAAAATTAGCAATTCCATGTTAGTTTCACCTTACCAATTTTTTGTTCTGTTTTTCGCTTTGCTATACTGCCTCTTTTTCTTTTTCAAACTCAATGTCAAAGAGCAGGCTACTTTTAATGCTTCTAAATGGTCTCAAAAGGCGCATGTTTGCATTTTACTTGTCGTTCTTGTCCTCCCATGGATTATATTTGCAGTACTTAACCCTGTTGACTTCCGTAACGCCGACATTAAAATGAACATGGCTGACTCTCAAATTATCCTTCAACAAGGACGTATACAGTCAAGTTCCATGTTAGAAAATGATTATTACCATTTTTTCCCAATTTTTACCTTATTAATTTCATCAATCTCCAGCGTCACAAGATTAACTTCGTTACAGGCCGTTCATGTATTAAATGTAGTTATTCAAGTATTGTTCTGGTTACTAGTTTGGGTATTACTTTTTAGGAATTCCACTGGTAAATTGAAACATCATTTTATTCTTCTTGGCATAGTCACAGCCACTTACGCTAATCCGTATCTTTACGGTTATTTCAATACGCCCCTACCCCAAACTATGGGACTGTGCGTTCTGCTGTTATTGCTTATGATGAGTTTGAGTATAAACAACAAATCTTATGCTTTGATTTATGTGATCATTCTGACAGTTGGTTTAGTTCATGTTAGCATTTTACCTATTTTCTTACTATCTTTGGTTATCCTATTTCTTTCTACCGAATTAGTAAAAAAGCAAGCGGTGATTAGTCTTCCTCAAAAGTTGCGGTATATGACGCCGTTACCTATTGTTCTCCTTTTTGCTTATGTATTTAACACTGTCGCGGCATATCCAGTTGTTGGGTATTTACAAAAAATTCTGTCTTATCTGTCTGACCTTGCCAACGATGCATTGAGTGGACAGATATCTGCTGCCGAAGGTTTGCCGAGAGGCACTTTATACCCATTAAATGCGTTAGGACCAGCACTTATTATTGGTGCAACAGCAGCGTTCTTAATACTTCAATTTCAAGCAGTTCATAGGCAACAAGAAACGAATAATTGGTTAAGTATGCTTGCAGTACTTTCTCTGATACTTATTTTTCTTGGTACTCTCCGAGGGCAATTCGATGTTTGGGGGCAAGCCTTTGGAAGCATATCTAGATATTTTAACCTGCCTGGATATGCTTTGGCAACGGTTGTTGCAAGTTGGACTATAGCTAATTCATTTCAGCGCGAGCGCAAAAAATGGGTGTTAACTGTGTTGTTGCTTGTAGTTGTGATATTGCCTTCCATAGGTGGATTATTAGATCCTCTGGCATTTTGAAGTGAATCTGAATGGGATTTGACAACTCCATTAAGCATTATATACTACAATAGTGAGGAAAGTCTCTAACTCGCTAACGAAGAATTCATCTTGTTTGATAGCTTTCATGGGGCCGTGTGGCGCTGGTAAATCTACGCAGGCACTTATTGTTGCTTCAGCTTTAAAGAGAAAGAAAATCAAAGTTACAACAAATGTCATTACAAGCAATCATGGGTTTGCTAAGGTATTGTGGAATCTAACCAAGAGCGTAAAAAAGGATCATTCCATACTGTATCACACCAGTTTGCGCTGGCTTTGGTGGGGACTGCAAATTCAAGGCATTCTGCTTAAATTATTTTTCAGAATTCAACTACCCCTTTATTGCGGATACGTGGTAATTTCGGACGGTTACCTCATGCCGCAATGTGCAGTGCTTTTGGATGTACAGCGGCATGGGCTGATGCCGCTCAAAGCATGTTCAAGATTTCTCACTTTTCTGCTGAAATTCGTGCAAAAAAATATGATATCGATAATATTGGATTCGCCAACTGAGGTGCTTATGAAACGGTATGTTGATCGTGGCAGTAATTCAGAACCGACACGATATATAGTAGCCCAGCGAGATGCATGTAAGCTTATAAAGAGTCAGAGGAACCTTCAAATTGACACATCTAGCATGGTCAAAGAGGAAACTTTTGCCCACATAATCGATTACATCTTCAAAAACTGCGGTGTTCATAAAAATCATAGTCAACCAGTAAGAATAGACTTGGAGAAGGTTACTAATCAGAATTTGTTTGCTGGTAGGAACATGGTTTCCTCCAATCTGGAATGAAGGTCCGAGCTTCTTTTTCAAAGACCTTTCTCAAATGTTTACAGAAAGTGGTCACGAAGTAACAGTGCTTACTTTACCTTGGGGCTGGAAAAATTTCGCGGGGAAAATGCTGACTTTTAACTGTTTTATTAGAAATTATATCCACTTAATTTTTAATGGCGATTATGACTTTGTAGTCGCTCCTTTTTGGGGTTATCAGGATTTCAGAAGGTACTTCCCAATTTTATTTTTAAAGCCTAAATGTATCTTTGTGGCTCTGGGTTCAGACTGGTTTGACTTTCGAGCTAAACATCAAAAGCAGAGGTATTGGCGTTTCTACATTTGGCTTAAAGAACGACTTTCGACCACAATTCTGTGCAAGGCATCCGCTGTTGTTTCCTCTCCGGATATTTTAGAAAAAATCGGAAAATACTTTTACATCGAGGCAAAAAAGTTAAAATACATAGAATTGCCGGTCGACACGGAGAAATTCAATCCACAAGTGGAACCTGTGCCTCTAAACAAGAATGGCAAAATACTAATTCATATCAGCAGATTAGCTGAGGGCAAAGGGTTAAGATGTCTCTTGAAAGCTTTGCCTACAGTTATTGCTTATGACAATTCGGCTGAGCTATGGCTAATAGGCGATGGGCCATTAAAGCAAGAGTTAGTTTCATTAGCAAATGAATTAGGTATTGCTGAAAAGGTAAGATTTGTAGGAAAAATTTCCCATGTAGAAGTGCCAAAATATATCGCGGCTGCTTACATCGCAATCGAAGCTGGCTCTGAGGGCGGAGGGCTTGGAAATGTTGTTAGAGAAATAATGGCTATGAAAAAGCCAATTGTCACAGCAAACATACATTTACAGATTAAGCAGGTATTTGTATACCAAAAATGTGGATTGGCAATTTCTGACCCAGATGATTACAAAGATTTGGCCGATAAAATTATTCTCTATTTGGCTAATGAACGTGAGAGAATTGAGAAATCGTCAAATGCCTTTAATTATATAGTTATGAACGCGTCTTACCAAGTCGTTTCCAAGAAATGGGCTGATTTGTTCATCATACTGAAGTTTGGGCGACCTTGTTAGGTTTAGGTGAGAATGAGAAACGCTTTCCAAACACCCTTGTTTTTGCTTTTGATAAGATGAGGTAATAAGTAGTGATTGAGCATTCAAAGACAACCATACAAGAGAACGATATTGACGCAGTCGTATCAGTATTAAAAAGCAGAATAGTGAACTGTTCTCATGTTACTGAAGAGTTTGAAAAGCGGTTCGCCGATTATATAGGTGTAAGACGGGCGTTTGCCACAAGTTCAGGAACAAACGCGCTCTTTCTAGCACTTAAGGTCTTGGGTATCGGAAGAGGAGATGAAGTTATCATTCCTTCATACGTCTGCGATGATGTTCTTTCGGCGGTATGGTTCGCTGGAGCTGATGCAAAGCTTGCCGATATTTGCTTAGATGATTTTAACATCGACCCTGACGATGTCGAACTTAAAATTAGCAAGAACACAAAAGCAATAATCTGTCCTCACCTTTTTGGAATGCCAGCCCAAATTAACAAACTTCTTCGCCTAAACCTTCCATTAATCGAAGATTGCGCGCATTCAATAGGTGCTGAATATGAAAATAAAAAAGTGGGGTCTTTTGGCATTATCTCTGTTTTTTCATTTCACGCTTTAAAAATGTTGACATGCGGCGAGGGAGGAATGCTATTAACTTCAAACAAAACAATCTGTGATAAACTGCATTCGTTCTTGTTTCCTAATTTCGATGCTCAAGAGTACACTTTAACATTCCATATGTCTAATATATCGGCAGCTTTAGGGATATCGCAACTATCAAACATAGATAGTTTTCTTCAAAAAAGAAAAGAAATCGCAGACACTTATGCCCGCGAACTAAGCGACCTTGAGGTAACTTTACCATCTTATAAAACAGCTGAGCGTTGCTCTTCAGTATTCCGTTACTGCATAAAAATCGGGTCATCACTAAGTTTAGAGCAAGTTTTCAAAATGTATGCAGACGAGGGTATCATTGTGCGCTCACCAGTGAAAAAAGCGTTACATTCATTCAAGCCATTTCATGACCAATATTGTAGTAATACCGAATATGCAATTCGCCATGTTGTTTCATTACCAATTTATCCTCTGTTAACTGAAGAAGAGCAAAAACGCGTTATCAACGTAACTAAATCAATTTTTGGAAAGAGGCAAGACGGCAGAGCATGAGTAATTGGAAGACTGCTTTGTTCTTACCTAAAAAATACATCTGTGTAGATGGCATATGGTTGAATAAGTCAATTGCCATCAATCCTGAAATTAACGTCTTTAATAGCATAAACTTCGTTTCGCGGGTTGCGCAAAAATACACAACTTTAGGTCAAGAGACTCCTATTTATATGCGTCATTTCGATTATATGCTCAAAAATTTTGCTGAAAAAGATCTAAAATTTGTGATGGACTTGGGGTGTGGTGATGGGCGGTTTATCCCCTATTTGTTAGAAAAAGGGTTTGAGCATGTAGTAGCAGTTGATATTAGTTTAGACAATTTAGAAAGGATACAGAATAGGTTATCTGAAAAAGAAAAAAACAAGGTTTTGCTAGTTTGTGATGATATTTATACTCTTTCTTTCAATCCTTACTTATTTGATTGGATTTTCGCTATCGGTCTATTACACTTGCTTAAGGATATTCCGAGTGCATTAAACATTATCGGTCGTTTGCTTAAACGGGGTGGCCATTTTGTTAATGGCGAGGCGACATTTGACCAAGCGCTACTGTACTCCTTGGTTATTGGCGATATAGAAGAGTTTATTCGTGTAGCAAAAACAGCCACAAGGGGAAAAAGTGCAGAAAATTTGAAAGATAGATATGCAATATTAAAATGTGGACAAATTGAAAAACTTCTTGAACAAGAAGGCTTCAGAATACAGCAGACTTACGGTATCTCGATGTATCCAAGCTTAGTGTTCGGTGGGTTCCTGCAAAAGCATGAAGTATCAGAGGAAAAAAAGGAAGAGTTGTCTTCAGTCCTAAATAGTCTATGTTCAACTGACACTACTGCATATCGGGTTATTCTGTATCTTAGCCAAAAAAATCATGCACCCTGAAAAACTAATTGTTCATAAACACAACAATTAGTAGGTAAGCGGGTTAATTGAAGGATTTGTCTGTCTTAATCACAGGGGTTGGCGCTCCAGGCGTTTATGGAGTCATAAAAGGTTTAAAGGCTAACGGTGAAAGAAAGATCAAGATAGTTGGCGTCGACACAGATCCAAACATTGCGAGCCGCTATTTCATAGACAAATTCTATCTTGTTCCAAATAGAGAATCTCCAAACTTTATGCTTTCAATTTTTGAGATTGTTGAAAGTGAAAAAGTTAACATAATTTGTCCAGTGCCGACGGCAGAGTTGGAGATGTTTTCTGAGGCAAAAGAATACTTTAAGCAACTTGGTGTTTCCGTATTAGTATCTGATATGGTTGGTCTGCGGATTGCTAATAATAAGGCACTATTGTATCAGCACCTTCAAAAACAAGGAATTAATTGTGTGCCTAAACACTTCTTAGTAAAAGATTTCAATAGTTTCTTAGATGCCGTAGAAAAATTAGGGTATCCTTCTAAAAAAGTATGCCTTAAACCTCCTGTCGGCACAGGAGCAAGAGGTCTAAAAATACTGGACTCAGAATCCTCAAACATTGTTAAGGTGCTTGCAAGATCCCCTGACTCCTCAGTAGCCGCATTAGAAGAGGTATCATTAGTATTAAAGAAAGCAAATCCTTTTCCCCCTCTTCTTGTTGTTGAATTCCTGCCTGGAGCAGAGTATGATGTTGACGTTTTATCGTTAGATGGCAGGAGCTTTTCCATAATTCCTAGGAAAAATGAAAAAATGTTTTGGGGGCTATCAATGGTAAGTCGTGCAGAAAAGAACGACAAAATAATTGAGTTATCTGATCGTATAGTCAAGGCCTTACATCTTTCATATGTCATAAATATCTCGTTTAAATATTCAAACAAGGATGAAATCAAGATTTTAGAGATTAACCCCCGAATTCCCGGTTCGATAATTGCAGCAGTCAACGCCGGGGTTAACATGCCCTATCTCGCTATCAAGTTGGCGTTAGGTGAACCCTTCAGCATTAAGCCAACCCAATGGGGCGTAAAGATGATTAGGTATTGGGACGAAATTTTCATCTCGGAAAACGGCAAAATTCTTGAAACGCCTGATATAAAATTGCAAAGCAGCTTTTTGTCTAAACCTCAGAACAACCAATTTCACAATACTAACTCTATTTAAATGGATAATTTTAATTGAACGAGTTGCGAATTTTTCGCATAATCCAAGAAGACTTAAAAAAATTCAATCTCAACCTTGTCGGTTTGAAAGTATTGACAGAAGCTGCAACTGGGTACTTTGCATTAACGCCCATAATAGCAGCGTTGGCTGGGGCGGAAAGGGTCTTTGCATTGACTAAAGACTCTGAATTCGGCAGCGTTAAAAACGTTACAGAAACCGTTTTATCGTTAGCTAAGAAATGCAATATCGGTCAAAAAATCGAAATCTTGCTTTCACGAAATGATGAAACGATTGGTCAGGCAGATATCGTTACGAACCTTGGTTTCGTACGGCCGATTGATAAGCAATTTATTTCTCGGCTGAAAGAGACCGTTGTTATACCTCTTATGTGGGAATCTTGGGAATTTCGTGAGGAAGACTTGGACATAGTTGAATGCAAGCGAAGAGGAATTCCTGTTATGGGCACAAATGAACATGTGCCTGAACTAGATACCTTCAACTATGTTGGTCCTTTGGCAGTTAAACTCGCCTTTGAATTAGAGATAGAAGTCAACCACTCAAACGTTATAGTCGTAGGCAGTGGGGCATTTGGCGAAAGTACCATCAAATCGTTTAAACAACTAGGTGCAAATGTAACCAACGTCCAAGCGAATAAAGGCGACAGATTTGATGATGATTGGGTTTTGCAAGATATCGCTAAAAGTGACCTCTTAGTTTTTGTGGAGTCTGCCTCGCGTGAAATGCTTCTTGGGGAGTGCGGTCAGTTAAGTTTCAAAAGACTGTTGCAGGTTAACCCGAGTATTTCTATTGTTCACGTTGCAGGTTACATTGATGCTAATGCCGTAGAGTTGGCTTCAATTCCTCATCGCCCTCGGAAGATAGCTAAGGTAGGTCATATGAGTGCGACAGTTGATTATTTGGGACCAAAGCCATTAATTGATTTACATATTGCAGGGCTCAAGGTAGGTGAAGCAATGGCAAAAGCACGCTTGCAAGGTTTAAGTTGCGAAGAAACAATGCAGTACGCCTTAGAATCTGCTCCTGCTATGCGCTTGTAACTGGGAGAAAAGCATAATCGCCTTCGTCAGAAAATCGTAGGATTAACTTTTTGGAACTCACAGATAAAACCGTTGTAGTCACTGGTGGCGCAGGTTTTATTGGAAGCCACCTCTGTGACAAGATTGCCCAATTTAACCCTTCAAAATTGATTGTTATTGATGATTTTTCGCTGGGAAAAGAAAGAAACATTGAGAAATTAAGAGGGCTGAGAAATTTTAGTATATTCAAGATGGATGCTTCTAACTATAAGGCAATGGCGAGATTGTATGATAAAGAAAATGTTGACGTAACGTTTAATCTAGCTGTAGTTCCTTTACCTGCTTCGCTCCAAAAACCAAAAGAAACGAATGACATTAACATTCTCATAACTTCAACAGTATGCGAGCTCCTCTACAGAGGAAAATATAAAACCTTGATTCATTGTTCTTCATCCGAAGCTTATGGGTCTGCAATTTACACCCCAATGAGCGAAAACCACCCTACATATCCGCATACGCCCTATGCGGCCAGCAAACTCGCCTGTGACCACATCGCTCTCTCTTATCACAAGACATTCGGTTTAGATATAGCAATAACTCGACCATTCAATTCCTATGGTCCAAGGCAAAATGAGTACAGTTACGCTGGCGTAATCCCCAAAACTATTTGCAGGATAGCTTCAGGCAAGCCGCCAATAATTGAGGGTGATGGCTCTCAAACAAGAGATTACACTTATGTAGATGATATTGCGGATGCATTGATAGGGGTTTACCAAACCAATTTGACACGTGGAAAAGTGATTAATGCTGCTAGTGGTGGAGAGATTAGCATTAAGGAGTTAATTTTTCTAATTATGAAGTTAATGGATTACTCAGGCGATGTCATATACACAGACCCGAGACCTGGCGACGTTCGCCGTCTGGTAGGCGACATTTCTTTAGCTAAACAATTGATTGGGTATTCACCGAAAACGAACTTTGAAGTCGGTATCCAGAAAACAATAGATTGGTATAAATCAATCCATCCTAACTCTATTGAAGAACAGCTCCTTTTTTCTTGCCAATAAAGACTTATTGTAAATAGCGAAAAACTAGGAATGGGCATGAATGAATCTTCTTTAAACAACGTTGCAACTGAACTAAAAATAATTCAGCCAGTAATCGGTATAGAAGAAGTCGATAATATACTCAAAGTGTTACGTTCTGGTTGGCTTACAGAAGGACAGCAAACAAAAGAATTTGAAGAAAAAGTAAAAAATTTTTGCGGAGCCAAATTCGCAGTAGCGACAACTTCGTGTACTACGGCTATCGAATTAGCTTTACGAACTTTGAGAATAGGACCAGGCGACGAAGTAATAGTACCTGACTTTACTCATCCCGCAACTGGCAACATGGTCAGATGGGTGGGTGCCAACCCAGTCTTGGTTGATGTCGACCTATCCTCATATAATATTGACCCTGCTGAAGTAGAGAAAGCTATCACCGAAAAAACACGTTGTATAATGCCAGTCTCATGGGGAGGAAATCCGTTAAATATGAAGCCGTTGACCGAATTAAAAGAGAAGCATAACTTGTTTATCGTAGAGGATGCTGCATGTAGTCTAGGTGCTGCGTATGACGGAAACAAAACAGGTACAATGGCTGATATAACCTGCTTCAGCTTTCACCCACGGAAAATAATCACCACAGGAGAAGGCGGTATGGTTGTTACCGACAATCCTTCCTTTGCAAAGGATCTTCAGAAGCTCAAGGCTTTTGGCATGGAAATGACAAAGGCAGGAAAAACCATGTTCACTAATTGTGGGACTAACTCGAAATTAAGCGATGTTTTAGCAGCTATAGGTGTAGAGCAAATGAAGAAGATAGATGCCATAATACAGAAGAGAATAGAATTGGCTGATTACTACAACAAGCTACTTGCTGGATACAGTTCAATCAGGGTACCACGTAAAGATGAAAAAGCACAGCATGTTTACCAAACATATGCGCCATATATCGTCAAAAAAGGGTTAAGAAATAAAATTATGACTGAACTGAAAAAGAAACGAATTGAGACACGAATAGGAACTTACGCGCTGCACTTGCAACCTGCCTTCCGTGAAGCAAAAAGAATTGGGCGATTGCAAAGATCAAAAGACCTCTATGAAAACTTATTAGCGCTGCCTATGTGCCATTCCATGTCAAAACCTGAACAAGAATGGGTCATTTGTGAACTTAAGAATTCGATAAAAACTTCCCTGGCAAACTAAAATTGCCAAAAATGTACAAAGCCTTCCTAAAAGCAAAAGTTTTGATTGCCTACAATTTAGTGAGTAACAGTTTAAGGCGTTATAGTTTTCATATAGTGATTAAAATTGTTGCTGCTTGGGCTCATAAATGATTCGTTAGTTGTGGCAACGGTACGGCGTTGCTATTCAGCGTTTTCTTTGGGCAGAAAATAGACCCAAGACAACCATATTCTAAATAACCAACCCATGAAACTGTAATCATGTCGAAGAAAATCAAAGGGCTCTACTCGATTAAAGCATAGTTTAACCTTCTTGTCTTTTGTATTTTTAAGCTTTAAACTGTTTTTTCGCAAAAAAAGCACGGCGGCTACAGTTCTTGCGTTAACGCTTCTAGTAGCTATTGTGGCTTCCATGTATGCTGTCGTGAATTTCATAGGTTCCCAAACGTCGGCAATAGGGCAGCTTGCCAGAGTCGGCAACAGATATTTAGTTTTAAGCGAAAACCGTGCATCTTTAAGCGACAGTTGCATTAGCCGTGAAACAGAGGGCGCCTTATCTTTTGAAATTGTTGAGAATTTTTTTGCCCAAAAAATCTTCCGAGCAAAATTGCAGACTGACCTGAGTAACTTTACGGTTACTATACGAGGTGTGGAAAATCTTACTGCCTATTTGAAAACGCAGTCAGTAAGTGTTAACGGCACCACAGCTAAGAATATGGATGAAGCCAATGTAGGTATGCTTTTAGCCAATATTGCTTCGATAGGCAAGAATGACTATGTCACCGTATCCGTTGGCAACGTTAGTCTTTACATTCAAATTGTCGGTGTGACGAGGGCTCAGACGCAGTTGGATAGTGAACTTATCGTTCCAATAGAAACAGCTGACTACCTGACTGGCAATAGGGTTTTATCCTTTATAGAATTTAGTTTTAAAGAGAACATTGACAGGCAACAAGCACTGAGCCAAATCTCAGGCTCGCTACCAACCGATGGCAAGGTCGTCAAGGTTCAGCAGACAGGTTTGTTTTTGGAGCAGTCAACAGGTGAAACGCTCAATTTCCTAACCGTATGGTCTATAACTGTTTTTGTCTTAGTTGCGGCTGCTTCCTATGTTGTCTCAACAAGATTAATTGTTGAATCAGGATACGAGTTGACTATGTTAAGAGCTATAGGTGCCAAGCGACTGAAAGTTTCAAGCGTAATCTTCACTTACAACGTGTTGGCGGCTGTGGCTGGTTCAGTTTTAGGCATAGCACTTGGAATTGTTGGCACACAGGTTGTCTCATCAGTTCTTAGAGTTTGGCAAAACATTCCAGTAGTTCCTTTTCTTGAATTGGCGCAGTTTGGGCAAATATTAGCACTGTCACTTCTTTTTTCTGCATTAGGTTGTGTTTACCCAACGTTAAGACTGTGCAAAGAAAATTTTAAGGTGGTCTTATGAGTAAACTTTTTTACTTTAGGTATCTGCGTTTTAGGCCTCTCTTCGCTTTAACTTTGATTTTGGCTCTATCTTCAGCTCTGTTCTCTGTTACTGCACTGAGCTTCTTAGCCTTTTACAGGAGTTTCAACGCTTACTTAGGCGAAGACGAGAATATAATTGCAGTTTATAACCTGCAAAGCAAGACACCTTTTACCGGCATCATTCCTGCATACTTAACCAGTCAAGTAAGCACAGTGGACGGTGTTTTAGCCTGCAGTCCAGAAGTTATCACTCCATGCATAGTAAATAATCAAGCCTTTTTCGTTAGAGGCATAGTGCTTGAGGAATTCGAGAAACTAAATACTCTGACTATTATTGAGGGTGGAAATCTCAATCAAACTAACATAAACTCCTTGATAATAGGGAAAAACCTTGATGCTCGTCTAAATGTTAAGGTTAACGATAAACTGCTTGTCTTAGGGGTTTTAGCTGACCGCTATTTGGAACTGCAAGTCGCTGGCGTTTACTTGTCGCATTCAAGCATGGATGACGAGGCGCTTGTGTTGCTAAATGTTGGTCAATGGCTCAGGGGGACGAGCTATAACCATGTTAGTATGCTACGGGTAAAGGTGAACCCTACTTTAGTTAGTTCAAATGATATTTATCAAGAACTGGCAAGGAATGCTTCTTCAGCTCAATCTTCACCATCTCAACCTGCAACTAGTCAGACAACAAAGTATGGAGAGATGATTCCTTGGTCAGCAATAAACTTCCAAATTGGGCAGATTGGCGTGGGTAACACGCAAACTCTTATGAAAAGTTACCTTGATAGATATGGGATTACTGAACAAACTCTCATAGTTCTTTCTGTTATGATTTTCTTGTTCTCAGCTTTTACCATAACTGTTGCTTCTCAAACCTTAATGCAGCAACATAAAGAGGATATTGTAACCTTGAGGTCACTGGGTACATCCAGAAAAAACATCAAGTTTGATTTTGTTTGTAAGCTTTTGCCTTTATCGCTTCTTGCTTCTGGATTAGGACTAGTCATAACAGGTTTAACTTTGTCGTTGCTTCAGAAGTTTGGTTACTTGCAAGTTTTATCGCATTGTGTTGTTTTCAGTTTTGACCCGCTTATTGTAGTGCTGAATTTTATTCTTGTTTTGTCTCTTGCCGTCATAGGTATTTTCAGTTCAGATTTGCATTGAGAAAATATTTTTACATTTTAATTTTAGTTTGTGCTGTCGCTGTTGTAGTTAGACTTTATCCTGCTCTGCTTAGCGGTTTACCTTTCTCAACTGATGGGTGGGGCTCGATTAGGAACGCCGAGTCGCTACTGCGATATACGCCTGTATCCTTGGGTGATAATTCGGTGTTTGATGGTTACAATAACTATTGGCCTGCTATCAGTCTTTTCGGTGCTGTTTTTTCTTTGGTTACGGGTCTCTCCGTTGTTGATTCTATGGCGATTGGCATTCCTTTGGTGGCTGCGCTAACTATTCCATTGTTTTACGTTCTCGTACGTAGGATTACGGAAAGCACAAAAATAGCGTTAATTTCAACGGCGCTTTTGGCGACGGCTTACCCTTACGCTTTGTATACTGCGGGGGTTACAAAAGAAACCTTTGCCAATCCCCTTTATGTATGTGTTTTGCTGATTTTTCTTCTTGCGCCTTCTTGGAAGAGAACCTTACTTTTTTCCGTAGCTTCGGTGGTTTTGGTGTTGTCTCACCATTTGGCTACGCTTATAACGATTGGTGTTTTAGTCACTTTAACGATTGCATTATTCTACAACAAAGACGGCAAATCCAAATACACCGTTAAATCAACTGTCAGCTTGCTCGGCATCATTCTCGTCGTGACGGCAATGTATTTTTGGTT belongs to Candidatus Bathyarchaeota archaeon and includes:
- a CDS encoding glycosyltransferase family 4 protein gives rise to the protein MLVGTWFPPIWNEGPSFFFKDLSQMFTESGHEVTVLTLPWGWKNFAGKMLTFNCFIRNYIHLIFNGDYDFVVAPFWGYQDFRRYFPILFLKPKCIFVALGSDWFDFRAKHQKQRYWRFYIWLKERLSTTILCKASAVVSSPDILEKIGKYFYIEAKKLKYIELPVDTEKFNPQVEPVPLNKNGKILIHISRLAEGKGLRCLLKALPTVIAYDNSAELWLIGDGPLKQELVSLANELGIAEKVRFVGKISHVEVPKYIAAAYIAIEAGSEGGGLGNVVREIMAMKKPIVTANIHLQIKQVFVYQKCGLAISDPDDYKDLADKIILYLANERERIEKSSNAFNYIVMNASYQVVSKKWADLFIILKFGRPC
- a CDS encoding DegT/DnrJ/EryC1/StrS family aminotransferase, with amino-acid sequence MIEHSKTTIQENDIDAVVSVLKSRIVNCSHVTEEFEKRFADYIGVRRAFATSSGTNALFLALKVLGIGRGDEVIIPSYVCDDVLSAVWFAGADAKLADICLDDFNIDPDDVELKISKNTKAIICPHLFGMPAQINKLLRLNLPLIEDCAHSIGAEYENKKVGSFGIISVFSFHALKMLTCGEGGMLLTSNKTICDKLHSFLFPNFDAQEYTLTFHMSNISAALGISQLSNIDSFLQKRKEIADTYARELSDLEVTLPSYKTAERCSSVFRYCIKIGSSLSLEQVFKMYADEGIIVRSPVKKALHSFKPFHDQYCSNTEYAIRHVVSLPIYPLLTEEEQKRVINVTKSIFGKRQDGRA
- a CDS encoding class I SAM-dependent methyltransferase codes for the protein MSNWKTALFLPKKYICVDGIWLNKSIAINPEINVFNSINFVSRVAQKYTTLGQETPIYMRHFDYMLKNFAEKDLKFVMDLGCGDGRFIPYLLEKGFEHVVAVDISLDNLERIQNRLSEKEKNKVLLVCDDIYTLSFNPYLFDWIFAIGLLHLLKDIPSALNIIGRLLKRGGHFVNGEATFDQALLYSLVIGDIEEFIRVAKTATRGKSAENLKDRYAILKCGQIEKLLEQEGFRIQQTYGISMYPSLVFGGFLQKHEVSEEKKEELSSVLNSLCSTDTTAYRVILYLSQKNHAP
- a CDS encoding ATP-grasp domain-containing protein codes for the protein MKDLSVLITGVGAPGVYGVIKGLKANGERKIKIVGVDTDPNIASRYFIDKFYLVPNRESPNFMLSIFEIVESEKVNIICPVPTAELEMFSEAKEYFKQLGVSVLVSDMVGLRIANNKALLYQHLQKQGINCVPKHFLVKDFNSFLDAVEKLGYPSKKVCLKPPVGTGARGLKILDSESSNIVKVLARSPDSSVAALEEVSLVLKKANPFPPLLVVEFLPGAEYDVDVLSLDGRSFSIIPRKNEKMFWGLSMVSRAEKNDKIIELSDRIVKALHLSYVINISFKYSNKDEIKILEINPRIPGSIIAAVNAGVNMPYLAIKLALGEPFSIKPTQWGVKMIRYWDEIFISENGKILETPDIKLQSSFLSKPQNNQFHNTNSI
- a CDS encoding GDP-mannose 4,6-dehydratase, which encodes MELTDKTVVVTGGAGFIGSHLCDKIAQFNPSKLIVIDDFSLGKERNIEKLRGLRNFSIFKMDASNYKAMARLYDKENVDVTFNLAVVPLPASLQKPKETNDINILITSTVCELLYRGKYKTLIHCSSSEAYGSAIYTPMSENHPTYPHTPYAASKLACDHIALSYHKTFGLDIAITRPFNSYGPRQNEYSYAGVIPKTICRIASGKPPIIEGDGSQTRDYTYVDDIADALIGVYQTNLTRGKVINAASGGEISIKELIFLIMKLMDYSGDVIYTDPRPGDVRRLVGDISLAKQLIGYSPKTNFEVGIQKTIDWYKSIHPNSIEEQLLFSCQ
- a CDS encoding DegT/DnrJ/EryC1/StrS family aminotransferase: MNESSLNNVATELKIIQPVIGIEEVDNILKVLRSGWLTEGQQTKEFEEKVKNFCGAKFAVATTSCTTAIELALRTLRIGPGDEVIVPDFTHPATGNMVRWVGANPVLVDVDLSSYNIDPAEVEKAITEKTRCIMPVSWGGNPLNMKPLTELKEKHNLFIVEDAACSLGAAYDGNKTGTMADITCFSFHPRKIITTGEGGMVVTDNPSFAKDLQKLKAFGMEMTKAGKTMFTNCGTNSKLSDVLAAIGVEQMKKIDAIIQKRIELADYYNKLLAGYSSIRVPRKDEKAQHVYQTYAPYIVKKGLRNKIMTELKKKRIETRIGTYALHLQPAFREAKRIGRLQRSKDLYENLLALPMCHSMSKPEQEWVICELKNSIKTSLAN
- a CDS encoding FtsX-like permease family protein; protein product: MSFVFLSFKLFFRKKSTAATVLALTLLVAIVASMYAVVNFIGSQTSAIGQLARVGNRYLVLSENRASLSDSCISRETEGALSFEIVENFFAQKIFRAKLQTDLSNFTVTIRGVENLTAYLKTQSVSVNGTTAKNMDEANVGMLLANIASIGKNDYVTVSVGNVSLYIQIVGVTRAQTQLDSELIVPIETADYLTGNRVLSFIEFSFKENIDRQQALSQISGSLPTDGKVVKVQQTGLFLEQSTGETLNFLTVWSITVFVLVAAASYVVSTRLIVESGYELTMLRAIGAKRLKVSSVIFTYNVLAAVAGSVLGIALGIVGTQVVSSVLRVWQNIPVVPFLELAQFGQILALSLLFSALGCVYPTLRLCKENFKVVL